From a region of the Thermomonas sp. HDW16 genome:
- a CDS encoding autotransporter assembly complex family protein: MPPSSSRLLIALAYCAAALPASAITVTRVDVSGLPDESMAQNVRVSLSLNDSMGKNLSGRRLAYLLREAEAETREALEPFGYYSPTIVIQRSDRSVPEGAETQPAARTATADADSGEDTRTLTVSIRVEPGSPVRVRAWNVGVEGEAGEDAGVRRALASFAPRKGDVLDHTLYEASKSKVSRTLGGHGYFDADFTAHRVEVTRAENAADIDLRWTSGARYALGDAMFLQTPTPIIRDDLLQKLIGWKPGDAYDDLELERLRRSLVALDYFGLVEILPQPENAKDKVVPVQVNLTPAPRSIYSAGVNYGTRSGAGFSLGMERRYLNSRGHKALAQIDYASKRKTATVQYRVPAFAWLDGWYTASLQAADEQTDSLDNRRLEFVASRSGQYNDHLNLIASAHVLRERWSYFTPNRPITDYQYASFYFPSLRAEYIDVDDRLAPRRGSGGTLTLRGGKGGANGHATFAQLHATAQWFHGFDADSRLIVRGEAGHTFTGELLDLPPSLRYYAGGDRSIRGYGWREVGPRIVNSVGETYALGAPNVVTASVEYERYFAGPWGAAVFVDSGSAFNGKRPDMHTGVGIGLRWRSPVGPVRIDIARGLDSPDSPFTLHLNIGADL; encoded by the coding sequence ATGCCGCCATCCTCCTCACGCCTGCTGATCGCCCTCGCCTACTGCGCAGCGGCGCTGCCGGCCTCCGCGATCACCGTGACCCGCGTCGATGTCAGCGGCCTTCCAGATGAATCGATGGCGCAGAACGTGCGTGTTTCGCTGTCGCTCAACGATTCGATGGGCAAGAACCTGTCCGGCCGCCGCCTGGCCTACCTGCTGCGCGAAGCCGAAGCCGAGACCCGCGAGGCGCTGGAACCGTTCGGCTACTACTCGCCCACCATCGTCATCCAGCGCAGCGACCGCAGCGTGCCGGAAGGCGCGGAGACGCAACCCGCCGCGCGCACCGCGACCGCCGATGCCGACAGTGGCGAGGACACGCGCACCCTCACCGTGAGCATCCGCGTGGAGCCCGGCTCGCCGGTGCGCGTGCGCGCATGGAATGTCGGCGTTGAAGGTGAAGCCGGCGAGGATGCCGGCGTGCGCCGCGCGTTGGCCAGTTTCGCGCCGCGCAAGGGTGACGTGCTCGATCACACGTTGTACGAGGCCAGCAAGTCGAAGGTCAGCCGCACGCTGGGCGGGCATGGCTATTTCGATGCCGATTTCACCGCGCACCGGGTCGAAGTCACCCGCGCCGAGAACGCCGCCGACATCGACCTGCGCTGGACCAGCGGCGCACGCTACGCCTTGGGCGATGCCATGTTCTTGCAAACGCCCACGCCCATCATTCGCGATGACCTGCTGCAGAAACTGATTGGCTGGAAGCCAGGCGATGCGTATGACGACCTCGAACTGGAACGCCTGCGTCGCTCGCTGGTGGCGCTGGACTATTTCGGACTTGTCGAGATCCTGCCGCAGCCCGAGAACGCGAAGGACAAGGTCGTGCCCGTGCAGGTCAACCTGACGCCCGCGCCGCGCAGCATCTACAGCGCCGGCGTGAATTACGGCACCCGCAGCGGCGCCGGCTTCAGCCTGGGCATGGAGCGACGCTATCTCAACAGCCGTGGCCACAAGGCGCTGGCGCAGATCGACTACGCCAGCAAACGCAAGACCGCGACCGTGCAGTACCGCGTGCCGGCGTTCGCCTGGTTGGACGGCTGGTACACCGCCAGCCTGCAAGCGGCCGATGAGCAGACCGATTCGCTGGACAACCGCCGGCTGGAATTCGTGGCCAGTCGCAGCGGCCAGTACAACGACCACTTGAACTTGATCGCCTCCGCGCACGTGCTGCGCGAACGCTGGTCCTACTTCACGCCCAACCGGCCGATTACCGACTACCAGTACGCCAGCTTCTATTTTCCCTCGCTGCGTGCCGAATACATCGACGTGGACGATCGCCTGGCCCCACGCCGCGGTTCCGGCGGCACGCTCACCCTGCGCGGCGGCAAGGGCGGCGCGAACGGCCACGCCACGTTCGCCCAGCTGCATGCCACCGCACAGTGGTTCCACGGCTTCGATGCCGACAGCCGGCTGATCGTGCGCGGCGAGGCCGGCCACACCTTCACCGGCGAACTGCTCGACCTGCCACCCAGCCTGCGCTACTACGCCGGCGGCGACCGCAGCATCCGTGGCTACGGCTGGCGCGAAGTCGGTCCGCGCATCGTCAACAGCGTGGGCGAGACCTATGCACTCGGTGCGCCCAACGTGGTGACCGCCAGTGTCGAATACGAACGCTACTTCGCCGGGCCCTGGGGTGCGGCGGTATTCGTGGACAGCGGCAGCGCGTTCAATGGCAAGCGTCCGGACATGCATACCGGCGTCGGCATCGGCCTGCGCTGGCGTTCGCCGGTGGGACCGGTGCGCATCGATATCGCGCGCGGGTTGGATTCGCCGGATTCGCCGTTCACCCTGCACCTCAACATCGGTGCCGACTTGTGA
- the glyS gene encoding glycine--tRNA ligase subunit beta yields MSMQPLLIELGTEELPVKALPGLAHAFFDGVIAALEKRGITIERGHAKPLYSPRRIAVLLPGVAVEQPAQASETLGPYLNIALDAEGKPTRALEGFAAKAGVEWTQLERMSDNKGERFVHRSSRAGVRTRDLLQDVLDEALAGMPIPKPMRWGDHSHGFARPVHWLVVLFGDEVVELEAFGIRAGRNSRGHRFMYDKPVWIGRPDEYVEALRAAFVLVDADARRARIIAEVETAAKAAGGSARVDADNLEQVNCLNEWPVAVTCSFEREFLDVPQEALVATMETNQKFFPVLDDGGKLTEHFVGIANIESKDASEIRKGYERVIRPRFADAKFFFDEDLKQGLEAMGAGLATVTYQAKLGSVADKVQRVAALAEAIAPQVGVDAVLAKRAGLLAKNDLQSRMVNEFPELQGIAGRYYAQRANEPAEVALAIDEAYQPRFAGDDIALSGVGKVLAIAERLDTLAGGFAAGLKPTGNKDPFALRRNALGLARTIIESGFELDLDDLIRQAFGNVLNRIMLIESEKREEVRQAADAVEMTAENKYAGELRSIVPLGYDDAYPFILDRLRGYYADKGVPASHFNAVAELKPKSLYDFDRRVDAIGTFAQLPEAAALAAANKRIGNILKKADIEIPGMEDEQLLREPAEFALAEAVEAAYGETGHALAHGDYVDVLAHLARLRPQVDAFFDSVMVNVDDPAIRANRLALLKRLSDRLGSVAAIEHLSA; encoded by the coding sequence ATGAGCATGCAACCGCTGCTGATCGAACTCGGTACCGAGGAACTGCCGGTCAAGGCATTGCCCGGTCTGGCCCATGCCTTCTTCGACGGCGTGATCGCGGCGCTGGAAAAGCGCGGCATCACCATCGAACGTGGCCATGCCAAGCCGCTGTACTCGCCACGCCGCATCGCGGTGCTGTTGCCGGGCGTTGCCGTTGAACAACCGGCACAGGCCAGCGAAACGCTGGGCCCGTATCTCAACATCGCGCTGGATGCCGAAGGCAAGCCGACCCGCGCGCTGGAAGGCTTCGCCGCCAAGGCGGGCGTGGAGTGGACGCAGCTGGAGCGCATGTCCGACAACAAGGGCGAACGCTTCGTGCATCGCAGCTCCCGCGCCGGCGTGCGCACCCGCGACCTGCTGCAGGACGTGCTGGACGAGGCGCTGGCCGGCATGCCGATCCCCAAGCCGATGCGCTGGGGCGATCACTCCCATGGCTTCGCCCGTCCGGTGCATTGGCTGGTGGTGTTGTTCGGCGATGAGGTGGTGGAACTGGAAGCATTCGGTATCCGCGCCGGCCGCAACAGCCGCGGCCACCGCTTCATGTATGACAAGCCGGTATGGATCGGTCGCCCCGACGAATACGTGGAGGCCCTGCGCGCCGCGTTCGTGCTGGTGGATGCCGACGCACGTCGCGCGCGCATCATCGCGGAAGTCGAGACCGCAGCGAAGGCCGCAGGCGGCAGCGCGCGCGTCGATGCCGACAACCTGGAGCAGGTGAACTGCCTCAACGAATGGCCGGTGGCGGTGACCTGTTCATTCGAGCGCGAATTCCTCGACGTGCCGCAGGAAGCGCTGGTCGCGACGATGGAGACCAACCAGAAGTTTTTCCCGGTGCTGGACGATGGCGGCAAGCTGACCGAGCACTTCGTCGGCATCGCCAATATCGAATCGAAGGACGCCTCTGAAATCCGCAAGGGTTACGAGCGCGTGATCCGCCCGCGCTTCGCCGATGCCAAGTTCTTCTTCGACGAAGACCTGAAGCAGGGGCTCGAAGCGATGGGCGCCGGGCTTGCCACCGTCACCTATCAGGCCAAGCTGGGCAGCGTGGCCGACAAGGTGCAGCGCGTGGCCGCGTTGGCCGAAGCGATCGCGCCGCAGGTGGGCGTGGATGCCGTACTCGCCAAGCGCGCTGGGCTGCTGGCCAAGAACGACCTGCAAAGCCGGATGGTCAACGAGTTTCCGGAACTGCAGGGCATTGCCGGCCGCTATTACGCGCAGCGCGCGAACGAACCAGCCGAAGTCGCGCTGGCCATCGACGAGGCCTACCAACCGCGCTTCGCCGGCGACGATATCGCGCTGAGTGGCGTGGGCAAGGTGCTGGCGATTGCGGAACGCTTGGACACGCTGGCGGGCGGTTTCGCCGCAGGACTGAAGCCGACCGGCAACAAGGATCCGTTTGCGCTGCGGCGCAATGCGTTGGGGTTGGCGCGGACGATTATCGAGAGCGGCTTTGAATTGGACCTAGATGATTTGATCCGACAAGCGTTCGGTAACGTTTTGAACCGGATCATGCTCATCGAAAGCGAAAAGCGCGAAGAGGTGCGTCAAGCTGCCGATGCTGTAGAGATGACTGCCGAGAACAAATACGCCGGCGAGCTGAGGTCAATCGTTCCACTGGGTTATGACGACGCATATCCGTTCATCCTCGACCGCCTCCGCGGCTACTACGCCGACAAGGGCGTCCCCGCCTCGCATTTCAACGCCGTCGCCGAACTCAAGCCGAAGTCGCTGTACGACTTCGACCGCCGCGTCGACGCCATCGGCACCTTTGCGCAATTGCCGGAAGCCGCGGCGCTGGCGGCGGCCAACAAGCGCATCGGCAATATCCTGAAGAAAGCCGACATCGAAATCCCCGGCATGGAAGACGAACAGCTGCTGCGCGAACCGGCGGAATTCGCCTTGGCCGAAGCGGTGGAAGCGGCCTATGGCGAGACCGGCCACGCGCTGGCGCATGGGGATTACGTGGACGTGCTGGCGCATCTCGCGCGCCTGCGCCCGCAGGTGGATGCGTTCTTCGACAGCGTGATGGTCAACGTGGACGATCCGGCGATCCGCGCCAACCGGCTGGCCCTGCTCAAGCGCCTGTCCGACCGGCTGGGCAGCGTGGCCGCCATCGAGCACCTGTCCGCGTAA
- the glyQ gene encoding glycine--tRNA ligase subunit alpha, translating into MAVPITFQQLITRLNAYWAEQGCVLIQPLDLEVGAGTFHPATFLRALGPEPWNAAYVQPCRRPTDGRYGENPNRLQRYYQYQVAMKPSPDNIVELYFESLKALGIDPLVHDLRLVEDNWESPTLGAWGLGWEVWLNGMEVTQFTYFQQAGGLECKPVLGEITYGLERLCMYLQNVDNVFDIVWTYGPDGTPVTYGDVYHQNEVEQSAYNFEYADVAELFHRFDACEREAFKLIELDLPLPAYDQVCKASHSFNLLDARRAISVTERQRYILRVRKLSQAVAEAYFAQREKLGFPALKQQVATQEVAA; encoded by the coding sequence ATGGCCGTTCCGATCACCTTCCAGCAACTCATCACCCGCCTGAATGCCTACTGGGCCGAACAGGGCTGCGTGCTGATCCAGCCGCTCGATCTTGAAGTCGGCGCCGGCACCTTCCATCCGGCCACCTTCCTGCGCGCGCTGGGGCCGGAGCCGTGGAATGCCGCCTACGTGCAGCCCTGCCGCCGGCCGACAGACGGCCGCTATGGCGAAAACCCCAACCGCCTGCAGCGCTACTACCAGTACCAGGTGGCGATGAAGCCCTCGCCGGACAATATCGTCGAGCTGTATTTCGAGTCGCTGAAGGCGCTCGGCATCGACCCGCTGGTGCACGACCTGCGCCTGGTCGAGGACAACTGGGAAAGCCCGACGCTGGGCGCCTGGGGCCTGGGTTGGGAAGTGTGGTTGAACGGCATGGAAGTCACCCAGTTCACCTATTTCCAGCAGGCCGGCGGCCTGGAGTGCAAGCCGGTGCTCGGCGAGATCACCTACGGCCTGGAACGCCTGTGCATGTACCTGCAGAACGTCGACAACGTGTTCGACATCGTGTGGACCTACGGGCCGGACGGCACGCCGGTGACCTACGGCGACGTGTATCACCAGAACGAAGTCGAACAGTCCGCATACAACTTCGAGTACGCCGACGTGGCCGAACTGTTCCATCGCTTCGATGCCTGCGAGCGTGAGGCGTTCAAGTTGATCGAACTCGACCTGCCGCTGCCGGCCTATGACCAGGTGTGCAAGGCATCGCACAGCTTCAACCTGCTGGACGCGCGCCGCGCGATTTCCGTCACCGAACGCCAGCGCTACATCCTGCGCGTGCGCAAGCTCTCGCAAGCGGTGGCCGAAGCCTACTTCGCGCAGCGCGAGAAACTCGGTTTCCCGGCGTTGAAACAACAGGTGGCAACACAGGAGGTGGCGGCATGA
- a CDS encoding glutamine amidotransferase, which produces MTVPFLILQTGQPVASMRRHGSFAHWIRVAAGLERDEAVVVDVERGDALPDREGFAGAIITGSAAMVTDRHDWSERSAEWLRDAAHGGLPLLGICYGHQLIAHALGGEVGVNPTGREMGTIQLDLHPPAAYDPLFTGLPTRIPAQATHLQSVLRLPDGATVLAKSDQDATHAFRWGGAVWGLQFHPEFSTTHMRGYIRARSDALAQEGRCGKRLARQVSAAPQARQVLRRFVRHVRESRQG; this is translated from the coding sequence ATGACCGTGCCCTTCCTCATCCTGCAGACCGGCCAGCCGGTCGCCTCGATGCGCCGGCACGGCAGCTTCGCCCACTGGATCCGGGTGGCCGCCGGGCTGGAACGCGACGAAGCCGTGGTGGTCGATGTCGAACGTGGCGATGCGCTGCCCGACCGCGAGGGCTTCGCCGGGGCGATCATCACCGGTTCGGCGGCGATGGTCACCGACCGCCACGACTGGAGCGAACGCAGCGCCGAGTGGTTGCGAGACGCCGCGCACGGCGGCCTGCCGCTGCTCGGCATCTGCTACGGCCACCAGCTGATCGCGCATGCGCTGGGTGGGGAAGTGGGGGTCAATCCGACCGGCCGCGAGATGGGCACCATCCAGCTCGACCTGCACCCACCGGCCGCGTACGATCCGCTGTTCACCGGCCTGCCGACACGCATCCCGGCGCAGGCCACCCACCTGCAGAGCGTGCTGCGGTTGCCGGACGGCGCCACCGTGCTGGCCAAATCCGACCAGGACGCGACGCATGCCTTCCGCTGGGGCGGTGCGGTCTGGGGGCTGCAGTTCCACCCGGAATTCAGCACCACCCACATGCGCGGCTATATCCGCGCGCGCAGCGACGCGCTTGCGCAGGAAGGCCGTTGCGGCAAACGACTGGCGCGTCAGGTGAGCGCCGCGCCGCAAGCGCGCCAGGTGTTGCGCCGGTTCGTGCGGCATGTGCGGGAATCGCGCCAAGGTTGA
- a CDS encoding RDD family protein yields MATTPAEHSLHAGFWARYAAWSLDAALLLPLIALLGTARISHACAEARNALHVLAGEMPRLLGEVLGAQQATAGMATQLLNDPVMASAINRLDASLGAILFTPLLLYVVLALPWAVLFEQSRWQATPGMRAFGLRVTDAQGRRLKAGHALQRHLAAGLSWLTLNIGHAMALLPPQHLAMHDRVSDTRVLRREQSNPLSGLAKAWLTAQALVAVIAFGGLFLWLQAAMQAAMQQTLGF; encoded by the coding sequence ATGGCAACAACGCCGGCTGAGCATTCGCTGCATGCCGGCTTCTGGGCGCGCTACGCGGCCTGGTCGCTGGATGCGGCCCTGTTGCTGCCACTGATCGCGCTGCTTGGCACCGCGCGGATCAGCCATGCCTGTGCCGAGGCACGCAACGCGTTGCATGTACTGGCCGGCGAAATGCCGCGCCTGCTCGGCGAGGTGCTGGGCGCGCAACAGGCAACTGCCGGGATGGCCACGCAACTGCTCAATGATCCGGTGATGGCGTCCGCCATCAATCGGCTGGACGCCTCGCTCGGCGCCATCCTGTTCACGCCGCTGCTGTTGTATGTGGTGCTGGCGTTGCCGTGGGCGGTGTTGTTCGAACAATCCCGCTGGCAGGCCACGCCGGGCATGCGCGCGTTCGGATTACGCGTGACCGATGCGCAGGGCCGCCGGCTCAAAGCCGGGCATGCGCTGCAGCGCCATCTGGCGGCGGGCCTGTCCTGGCTGACGCTGAATATCGGCCATGCGATGGCATTGCTGCCGCCGCAACACCTCGCGATGCACGACCGGGTCAGCGACACCCGCGTTCTGCGCCGCGAGCAATCGAACCCCTTGTCGGGATTGGCCAAGGCCTGGCTCACCGCCCAGGCGCTCGTGGCAGTGATCGCCTTCGGCGGATTGTTCCTGTGGCTGCAGGCCGCCATGCAAGCGGCCATGCAGCAAACGCTGGGGTTCTGA
- the tatC gene encoding twin-arginine translocase subunit TatC, protein MTDAGFDNERPLIAHLLELRSRLLRGAIGLLLALACLLPFANKLYGLLAQPLLDKLPKGGQLIATQVASPFFAPMKLAFFAALMIAMPWLLYQAWAFVAPGLYKREKKLALPLLASALALFYAGCAFAYFLVLPMVFGFLTRVTPAGVAMMTDISAYLDFVLVLFLAFGLSFELPVALVILALLGWVTPAQLREGRGYAVVGIFVIAAVMTPPDVVSQLMLAIPMCLLYEAGIIAATMVAPRTPTDGNNAG, encoded by the coding sequence ATGACTGACGCCGGTTTCGACAACGAGCGCCCGCTGATCGCGCACCTACTGGAATTGCGCAGCCGCCTACTGCGCGGCGCGATCGGCTTGCTGCTGGCACTGGCCTGCCTGCTGCCGTTCGCCAACAAGCTGTATGGCCTGCTCGCACAACCCCTGCTCGATAAACTGCCCAAGGGCGGCCAGCTGATCGCCACCCAGGTCGCGTCGCCGTTCTTCGCACCGATGAAGCTTGCCTTCTTCGCCGCGTTGATGATCGCGATGCCGTGGCTGCTGTACCAGGCCTGGGCCTTCGTCGCGCCCGGCCTGTACAAGCGCGAGAAGAAACTCGCGCTACCGCTGCTGGCGTCCGCGCTGGCGCTGTTCTATGCCGGCTGCGCCTTCGCCTATTTCCTAGTGCTGCCGATGGTGTTCGGCTTCCTCACCCGAGTGACGCCGGCCGGCGTGGCGATGATGACCGACATCAGCGCCTACCTCGACTTCGTGCTGGTGCTGTTCTTGGCGTTCGGCCTGAGTTTCGAGTTGCCGGTCGCACTGGTAATCCTGGCCTTGCTCGGTTGGGTCACTCCGGCGCAGTTGCGCGAGGGTCGTGGCTACGCGGTGGTCGGCATCTTCGTCATCGCGGCGGTCATGACCCCGCCGGACGTGGTCAGCCAGCTGATGCTGGCGATCCCGATGTGCCTGTTGTACGAGGCCGGCATCATCGCCGCGACGATGGTCGCGCCGCGCACGCCGACGGATGGCAACAACGCCGGCTGA
- the tatA gene encoding Sec-independent protein translocase subunit TatA, with amino-acid sequence MGSFSIWHWLIVLLIVVLVFGTKRLTGGARDLGKAVDEFKKGMRGDDDKPAARIADDKAKDAAASSDSTRDRDDVAR; translated from the coding sequence ATGGGCAGCTTCAGCATCTGGCACTGGCTCATCGTGCTGCTCATCGTGGTGTTGGTGTTCGGCACCAAGCGCCTGACCGGCGGTGCGCGCGACCTGGGCAAGGCCGTGGACGAGTTCAAGAAGGGCATGCGCGGCGACGATGACAAGCCGGCCGCGCGCATCGCTGACGACAAGGCCAAGGACGCCGCCGCATCGTCCGACAGCACGCGCGACCGCGACGACGTCGCCCGCTAA
- a CDS encoding lipid-binding SYLF domain-containing protein has translation MKIAPTRLALVLAGLLAATAAVAGQREDVRADDAVRVVQQIQAIPEASIPDRLLDEAKAIVVVPDTIKAGFMLGGRRGLGLMSVKSADGTWSNPVFVKLAGASFGLQAGVQSADVILVFRSDRGVDSIVNGKITLGADAGIAAGPVGRNASAATDGELKAEIWSWSRARGLFAGVALDGAVLSIDNGANRTAYGEGTTPRAVFEGRAPNAPSAAITGFRDALEEATAAARQARGRQLREPPTESIQSSGGTSVSGEARVQPLASDNPAITTPLQPATAPASKP, from the coding sequence ATGAAGATCGCCCCTACTCGCCTTGCCCTGGTTCTTGCCGGATTGCTGGCCGCCACCGCCGCTGTCGCCGGCCAACGCGAGGACGTGCGCGCCGACGATGCCGTGCGGGTGGTGCAACAGATCCAGGCGATCCCGGAAGCGTCGATCCCCGATCGCCTGCTCGATGAGGCGAAAGCGATCGTGGTGGTCCCGGACACGATCAAGGCCGGCTTCATGCTCGGCGGACGCCGCGGCCTGGGCCTGATGTCGGTGAAATCGGCCGACGGTACCTGGTCGAACCCGGTGTTCGTGAAACTGGCCGGCGCCAGCTTCGGCCTGCAGGCCGGCGTGCAATCGGCCGACGTGATCCTGGTGTTCCGCAGCGACCGCGGCGTGGATTCCATCGTCAACGGCAAGATCACCCTGGGCGCGGATGCCGGCATCGCCGCCGGCCCGGTCGGCCGCAATGCCTCCGCCGCCACCGATGGCGAACTGAAGGCGGAAATCTGGTCGTGGTCGCGCGCGCGCGGCCTGTTCGCCGGCGTGGCGCTGGACGGCGCCGTGCTCAGCATCGACAACGGCGCCAACCGCACCGCTTATGGCGAAGGCACCACCCCGCGGGCGGTGTTCGAAGGCCGTGCACCGAATGCACCGTCCGCCGCGATCACCGGCTTCCGCGATGCGCTGGAGGAAGCCACAGCGGCCGCCCGCCAGGCACGCGGACGCCAACTCCGGGAGCCGCCGACCGAAAGCATCCAATCCAGTGGCGGGACTTCGGTCTCCGGCGAAGCCCGCGTCCAGCCGCTGGCCAGCGACAACCCCGCCATTACCACCCCGCTGCAGCCGGCAACCGCACCCGCCAGCAAGCCCTGA
- the hemH gene encoding ferrochelatase: MPTLLLVNLGTPTAPTAAAVSAYLDEFLSDPRVVQLPRWLWLPLLRKVILPRRSPVVAKKYAEVWLPGGSPLAVHTAALADAVRTKLPGWRVEHAMRYGTPSLADILQRLREEGVRDVRVLPLYPQYSTTTTETVADVIAARRGEMRVSMLRDYHRDAGWAAAVADSIRAHWARHGRGERLLLSFHGLPQRVVDAGDPYALQCEASAQAIAQALGIARDDILLTYQSRFGKGKWLQPDVVATLQGLARDGVRMVDVACPGFAVDCLETLEEIAMQDAVLFREAGGDALRYIPCLNAGDAHAEALAALAQRDEGWH, encoded by the coding sequence ATGCCAACGCTGCTGTTGGTGAATCTGGGTACGCCAACCGCGCCAACCGCCGCGGCGGTGAGCGCCTATCTCGACGAATTCCTGTCCGATCCGCGGGTGGTGCAACTGCCGCGCTGGCTGTGGCTGCCACTGCTGCGCAAAGTGATCCTGCCGCGGCGCAGCCCGGTGGTAGCGAAGAAATACGCCGAAGTCTGGTTGCCCGGCGGATCGCCGTTGGCGGTGCATACCGCCGCGCTGGCCGATGCGGTACGCACGAAATTGCCGGGCTGGCGGGTCGAACACGCGATGCGCTACGGCACGCCATCGCTGGCCGACATCCTGCAGCGGTTGCGCGAGGAAGGCGTGCGCGACGTACGCGTGCTGCCGCTGTATCCGCAGTATTCGACCACCACTACCGAAACCGTTGCCGACGTGATCGCCGCACGGCGTGGCGAGATGCGGGTATCGATGCTGCGCGACTACCACCGCGATGCCGGCTGGGCCGCGGCCGTGGCCGATTCAATCCGCGCGCATTGGGCCAGGCATGGCCGTGGCGAACGCCTGTTGCTGTCGTTTCACGGCCTGCCGCAACGCGTGGTGGATGCCGGTGATCCGTATGCGCTGCAGTGCGAAGCCAGCGCGCAGGCGATCGCACAAGCACTCGGCATCGCCCGCGACGACATCCTGCTCACCTACCAATCGCGCTTCGGCAAGGGCAAATGGCTGCAGCCCGACGTGGTGGCGACGTTGCAAGGGCTCGCGCGCGATGGCGTGCGCATGGTCGATGTCGCCTGCCCCGGGTTCGCGGTGGATTGCCTGGAGACGCTGGAGGAGATCGCCATGCAGGATGCCGTCCTGTTCCGCGAAGCCGGCGGCGATGCACTCCGTTACATCCCCTGCCTCAACGCGGGCGATGCGCATGCCGAGGCGCTGGCGGCGCTCGCGCAACGGGACGAGGGCTGGCACTGA
- a CDS encoding alpha/beta hydrolase produces MREIGIDIPLGRIAALRWGEPGAPKVLALHGWLDNAASFVPLSTHLRGIDLVAIDQPGHGRSAHLPAGTDYSFVGAMNAVLDVADALGWERFALLGHSMGAGIASMLAAACPQRIERLVAIEALGALAEVPERTVTRMREAVIAHRGLKDKKLRVFPDIDSAVRTRQYASLVPGSGLDEASVRLLVERGLREVAGGYEWSSDPRLTLPTMTRMTEPQVEDLVAGIECPVRAIFADPAQPYLPDELRRRRVALLPQGELIVIPGGHHLHMQQAGHVAAVIGDFLRR; encoded by the coding sequence ATGCGCGAGATCGGCATCGATATCCCATTGGGCCGGATCGCCGCCTTGCGATGGGGCGAGCCCGGTGCGCCGAAAGTGCTGGCCTTGCACGGCTGGCTGGACAACGCGGCGAGCTTCGTTCCGCTGTCCACGCATTTGCGCGGCATCGACCTGGTCGCCATCGACCAGCCCGGACACGGTCGCAGCGCACACCTGCCGGCGGGTACCGATTATTCCTTCGTCGGCGCGATGAACGCAGTGCTGGATGTCGCCGATGCGCTGGGCTGGGAACGCTTCGCCCTGCTCGGCCATTCGATGGGCGCCGGCATCGCCAGCATGCTCGCCGCGGCTTGCCCGCAACGGATCGAAAGGCTGGTCGCGATCGAGGCATTGGGTGCGCTGGCGGAGGTCCCGGAACGCACCGTCACCCGCATGCGCGAGGCGGTCATCGCCCATCGCGGGCTGAAGGACAAGAAGCTGCGCGTATTCCCCGACATCGACAGCGCGGTGCGCACCCGCCAGTACGCCAGCCTGGTGCCGGGCAGCGGGCTGGACGAGGCGTCGGTGCGGCTGCTGGTCGAACGTGGTCTGCGTGAAGTGGCGGGCGGCTACGAATGGAGCAGTGATCCGCGCCTGACCTTGCCGACGATGACCCGCATGACCGAACCGCAGGTGGAAGACCTGGTGGCCGGCATCGAATGCCCGGTGCGCGCGATCTTCGCCGACCCGGCGCAGCCTTATCTGCCCGACGAATTGCGCCGCCGTCGCGTGGCCTTGTTGCCGCAGGGCGAATTGATCGTCATTCCCGGCGGCCATCACCTGCACATGCAGCAGGCTGGGCACGTGGCGGCGGTGATCGGGGATTTCCTGCGGCGCTGA